The stretch of DNA TTACCCGCGTGGAGCAGCGAAGCTATGGACTGCATTGCTCCAGGAATCCCGATGACTCGGAGCACCCTGCGCCTGTCACCAGCCAGCCTGGCCACGACCCTCGCAGCGTGCAGTCTGATCTCCTCGTCCGCCGGACTTTTCCACCCGAGCATCGCGACTAACCTCCGAACGGTCTGCGCGGAGGTTACAATCCGGTCGACTGTGTCGTCGGCGTAGAGCTCGTGCATGACGTAACTATAGAGGATCCTGGCGCCGATGAGCCGCTCACCGCGGGACTCCGAATTGACGAGCGCCAGCGCGAAGGAGGTCAGGTCCATGTCGAGGGCGTCGAACACGCTCCCAGAAATGCATTTCCAATAGGCGTTGTGGAAGAAGCGGCGGAGGGAGATGATCCCCGAGGCACCGAAGCCGCAGGCGCGGCGAGTCTGCTCGAGCAGCTGGCCGTATGAAATTTTCCAATGCCAGTAGGCCTTCTCTATGAGGAACAGCAGAGCCTGCGCCAGCGCCAGCCCATAGAAGATGTCGAGCGCCGGTGCCCGGTTCCTTTTGGTGGCGTCTTGATCCACGTCGCCGTAGTGCTGCTCCACGAGGCGCATCGCGGAGAGCGCGGCGCACGCGGTGGCTGACAAGAGCTGCAGCGACGTGAGGATCCACCCGACATTCCCGGAGACAGAGCAGGGCTCGGCCTTGGTGGCCCGGAAGAAGAACCCGGAGTCGAGCTCGTGGTTGCGGGTGAACACGCGGGTGCCCTCGATGAGCACGATGGTGGTCACGAAGTAGAAGTCCTTGGGCTGCAGCAGCACCGCAAAGCCGCCGAGCAGCACGACGGTGGCCCAGACGAACGCCAGCGTGCCGACGCCGCTGGCGGCCTTCTCCAGGATGGCGATGCGGAGGGCGAAGCGCGTCAGCTGcctctccggcgccgccgctgATGCAGCCGCATCATCGTCGTCGCTGTCGTcgtagccgccgccgccgccgctcctcttcttccttctgCGCCCGTTGCGGTCCGACTCCCGGTCGGAGTAGGTGGCGCCCCAGTCGTTCGGGTGCTCGATGACGTCGAGAATGCTTCCGGCTCTGTCCAGACGTCGAGCAGCCAGACCTGCAGACCTCAACCGCCGCAATTCCTCTGTTACGCGCCCTAGTCGGTATTGATCTCCCCAAGTTCTCGCAACAGGCCGCTGCACCTCAGTGACGTCTACTCCGTCCTCCTTGACATCTAAGACGACTTCCACAAAGTCGTCGGGGGCAGCTAATTCTGCTACAGCGTCGCCGCCGCACTCAGCAAGTTCTTGATCGTTCGAAGTTTGCGCCATTAATTTTGAGCGGATCTCAAATTACTACGGACGTAGATCTACATATACAGATGTATGTATGCATAACTGTGCGTTgaccaaccaaacaaaatgagGATTCTCTTCATATATTTTGCATAATATTCTAATCCTTCATGCTGGTGGCTCCGAAATGGGATGAGCTGGCGTTGTCTCTTCTTAATTAGTACTGCCAATGGCACGTAGATATAATTTGgactgtattttttttaaaaaaatattagatgactttttcaatatatatatattttttatattttttcatatatatatatatatatatatatatatatagagagagagagagttgagctagaatactctcgatagcaaacggggcgttttactatcgagttgttttcgatgatagagcttccaaattgacgatcggctccgttgaacatgatctataccacttgaagtgtttagaaatcaaatttcaaatcttttcgacatcatttgcctaataatcaaagggtttcaaaatttgtaattttaatggtggataagagacgttttctcgtttaacggtgtaaagatatccaaatcaattgaatttttgttagaaaattctttaaactatttaaaacaagatctatactcttgatcttgattacaagattctATCGatcatttttaagaatattcattttcagccatttatttttgttcactagatggataaaagacACAATATTCGAAAATGCGTGGAAATTGTGATtgttagatagtttaaatgccGTTTGATCATATTTAAACGAGCGATCGTACAAATTTTGTACAGCGTCTATCATCAAAAGCAACTCGATAATAAAACGGCCCGTTTACTATCGGAGAGTATTCTATGCCTCAACtcttatagtatattatataattatatatatatataatatatatatatatatatatatatctatatatatatatatagtgaggctacgcGTGCgttgtaaaagtaccaaaacTTGGTCGGCTATGTAAATGTT from Ananas comosus cultivar F153 linkage group 18, ASM154086v1, whole genome shotgun sequence encodes:
- the LOC109724220 gene encoding LOW QUALITY PROTEIN: uncharacterized protein LOC109724220 (The sequence of the model RefSeq protein was modified relative to this genomic sequence to represent the inferred CDS: inserted 1 base in 1 codon), with protein sequence MAQTSNDQELAECGGDAVAELAAPDDFVEVVLDVKEDGVDVTEVQRPVARTWGDQYRLGRVTEELRRLRSAGLAARRLDRAGSILDVIEHPNDWGATYSDRESDRNGRRRKKRSGGGGGYDDSDDDDAAASAAAPERQLTRFALRIAILEKAASGVGTLAFVWATVVLLGGFAVLLQPKDFYFVTTIVLIEGTRVFTRNHELDSGFFFRATKAEPCSVSGNVGWILTSLQLLSATACAALSAMRLVEQHYGDVDQDATKRNRAPALDIFYGLALAQALLFLIEKAYWHWKISYGQLLEQTRRACGFGASGIISLRRFFHNAYWKCISGSVFDALDMDLTSFALALVNSESRGERLIGARILYSYVMHELYADDTVDRIVTSAQTVRRLVAMLGWKSPADEEIRLHAARVVARLAGDRRRVLRVIGIPGAMQSIASLLHAGKREDDHDETYYAFNLLGLHILKHLSHDVDNCRQIRNTRGLLPKIIEFTRTSPSLLQDERVPVVRITLVKRSLKVVMRLVSTAGKTGRLLRKEISDNIFAVINLRDILRYGKCHPALSMLGIEILTGLAMEKAARXEIGSTGQVIELLLSNFLSPEGRGEQAKIVVEAGDALAMLTTESKSNCAEILKGSEEVVMQIGSLLDVGAVRVPASKLLRNLCMYAGSEFCSRLRGVGAALPPVRLTEIFYFCDLFMQVLEAIMTKEGKLLEVSIGLSVEICKLIGPEDYAKEVDQLGIKATELANRLAQILRKHDGSTVKLPRIRRSVIEQAIWLMKSNSKYSDLFKVCGMAKEMEYVVRTTSELESFILFSGSVGVNKYRKSMASLVQTAIGLMGVPRDVERLTIPIPHKMFVDSWNKFVNEIKIITKLFRPPTV